Proteins encoded in a region of the Shewanella polaris genome:
- a CDS encoding DnaJ C-terminal domain-containing protein: MNFKDYYTILGVEPDADDKTIKKAYKKLAVKYHPDVSKHPEAEEKFKEIGEAYEVLHNSEERAQYDELRHHHLNRSQSRGSAGQGWGQQNDPQTDQEFSDFFNSIFGGRHTGFEQGGQQRSSQTRRAKGQDVEMEFPMFLEETLVDTLKPVSFTLQQRDARGHIVEQPKSLKVKIPAGVANGERIRLKGQGGAGQTKADNGDLYLQIRYAPHPLFDVDGKDLSIVVPIAPWEAVLGTKLKIPTLTGNIQVSIPVNSQSGQRLRIKGKGLLSKKAHGDLYAVLKIVVPKSTDDTSKKLWTELAEKTTFDPRDSWSK; this comes from the coding sequence ATGAATTTTAAAGACTATTACACTATATTAGGTGTTGAACCTGATGCTGATGATAAAACGATAAAAAAAGCCTATAAAAAACTCGCTGTTAAGTATCATCCAGATGTAAGTAAACATCCTGAAGCAGAAGAAAAATTTAAAGAAATTGGTGAAGCCTATGAAGTTTTGCACAATAGTGAAGAGCGTGCACAATATGACGAATTGCGTCATCATCACCTAAATAGAAGCCAAAGCAGGGGCAGTGCTGGTCAAGGTTGGGGTCAACAAAACGATCCACAAACGGATCAAGAGTTTTCTGACTTTTTTAATTCAATTTTCGGTGGACGACATACAGGTTTTGAGCAAGGTGGCCAGCAACGTAGTAGCCAAACTAGACGTGCAAAAGGTCAAGATGTGGAAATGGAATTCCCGATGTTTCTAGAAGAAACCTTAGTAGACACACTCAAACCCGTGTCGTTTACTTTGCAACAGCGTGATGCCCGAGGTCATATTGTTGAGCAACCTAAATCCTTAAAAGTTAAAATTCCTGCTGGTGTTGCTAATGGTGAACGTATTCGCCTTAAAGGGCAGGGTGGAGCCGGACAAACTAAAGCTGATAATGGCGATCTGTATTTACAAATTCGCTATGCGCCGCATCCTTTATTTGATGTTGATGGTAAAGATTTGAGTATTGTTGTGCCCATTGCACCATGGGAAGCGGTGCTGGGTACTAAACTAAAAATCCCGACTTTAACGGGTAATATTCAAGTTAGTATTCCGGTAAATAGTCAATCAGGACAACGCTTGCGCATAAAAGGTAAAGGGTTACTGAGCAAAAAAGCGCATGGTGATTTATATGCGGTACTCAAGATTGTTGTTCCTAAATCAACAGATGATACAAGCAAAAAATTGTGGACTGAATTAGCCGAAAAAACAACATTCGACCCACGTGACAGTTGGAGTAAATAA